One genomic region from Muriicola soli encodes:
- the rnc gene encoding ribonuclease III has protein sequence MNFPSNIFNSHSNKDGDFFLGMTRILGFKPKDLKIYKKAFLHRSANQRDKKGNPMNYERLEFLGDAMLGTIISKHLYNEVPGGDEGYLTKMRSKIVSRKHLNELGKDLDLIYYVESKIPKSHFGDNIHGNVFEALVGAIYLDRGYKYCEKFIQERVIEPYVDIEQLEGKVISYKSLLIEWCQKQKKEFKYNVYEDDGKDPLKHFAVKFSINGKLVAKARATSKKKAEEKASKRAFFALQHKIENS, from the coding sequence ATGAATTTTCCCTCAAATATTTTCAATTCCCATTCCAATAAGGATGGGGATTTTTTTTTAGGGATGACCAGGATACTGGGCTTTAAACCAAAAGATCTCAAGATTTATAAAAAAGCTTTTCTCCATCGCTCTGCCAATCAGAGGGATAAAAAAGGAAACCCCATGAATTATGAGCGTCTCGAATTTCTGGGAGACGCAATGCTGGGGACGATCATCTCAAAACACCTTTACAATGAAGTGCCAGGCGGAGATGAGGGCTACCTAACCAAGATGAGATCAAAGATCGTGAGCAGAAAACACCTCAATGAATTGGGAAAAGACCTCGACCTTATTTACTATGTGGAGAGCAAGATTCCCAAATCGCATTTTGGCGACAATATCCATGGAAATGTATTTGAGGCCCTGGTTGGGGCTATTTACCTGGACAGGGGATATAAGTATTGCGAAAAATTTATTCAGGAAAGAGTTATAGAACCCTATGTAGACATTGAACAATTGGAAGGGAAAGTGATCAGTTACAAGAGCTTACTCATCGAATGGTGTCAGAAACAAAAAAAGGAATTCAAATATAATGTCTACGAAGACGATGGGAAAGATCCTCTTAAACACTTTGCCGTAAAATTCAGTATCAATGGGAAACTAGTAGCAAAAGCTCGGGCTACTTCCAAAAAAAAGGCGGAGGAAAAAGCCTCAAAACGAGCATTTTTTGCTTTGCAACACAAAATAGAGAACTCCTGA
- a CDS encoding IPExxxVDY family protein — MQILEESYEEEFALVGIYTNLEDYALAYALNESLRLHLRKAETDLVFSSEVIYPYFEWKDEMYDREWSLLINSCITTHQSASGNLFPEEPSFSNHLLVPEYKEVNFLLKVEPEALDAELLLKIKSIPKVIAAYVIETTKLKSKHNLIF; from the coding sequence ATGCAGATATTGGAAGAATCTTATGAAGAGGAGTTTGCGCTGGTAGGCATTTATACTAATCTGGAAGATTATGCCCTCGCATATGCTTTGAATGAATCACTGAGATTGCATTTGCGAAAGGCTGAGACCGATCTGGTATTTTCATCTGAGGTTATTTATCCTTATTTTGAGTGGAAGGATGAAATGTATGACAGAGAATGGTCTTTACTGATCAATTCCTGTATCACAACCCATCAGAGTGCATCGGGAAATCTATTCCCTGAAGAACCGAGTTTTTCGAATCATCTATTGGTACCGGAATACAAAGAGGTAAACTTCCTTCTAAAAGTAGAGCCGGAAGCACTGGATGCTGAATTGCTTCTGAAAATTAAGTCCATCCCAAAAGTGATTGCCGCTTATGTTATTGAGACCACAAAATTGAAGTCGAAGCACAATTTAATATTTTAG
- the pyk gene encoding pyruvate kinase: MPNKKKTKIVATLGPATSDKETLKNMIAAGVDVFRINFSHADYEDVKKRIETIRELNEELGIYTAILADLQGPKLRVGVMAGEVVVAPGDEITFITGKAFEGNAEKVYMNYAEFPRDVNPGEKILLDDGKLMFEVLSTNKKDEVRAKVIQGGPLKSKKGVNLPNTNISLPALTKKDVKDAIFAISQDVDWIALSFVRFSQDLIDLQNLIEEHSEHKIPIIAKIEKPEAVENIDKIVSYCDGLMVARGDLGVEVPAQEVPLIQKTLVLRAKRARIPVIIATQMMETMITSLTPTRAEVNDVANSVMDGADAVMLSGETSVGNYPVQVIEKMCSILQSVESSELIKVPQEPPHIRTKRYITKAVCFHAATMANEIKAKAISTLTNSGYTAFQISAWRPSAHILVFTSNKRILTQLNLLWGVKAFYYDKFVSTDETIEDVNKIACQKGFLEAGDMLISLAAMPIKAKGMVNTLRVTEIESCNF, from the coding sequence ATGCCGAATAAGAAGAAGACAAAGATTGTAGCTACCCTTGGCCCTGCGACCAGCGACAAAGAAACGCTGAAAAACATGATTGCTGCAGGGGTAGACGTTTTCCGTATCAATTTCTCGCATGCTGATTACGAGGATGTAAAAAAGCGAATTGAGACCATTCGTGAACTCAATGAAGAGTTGGGAATTTATACGGCTATACTGGCCGACTTGCAAGGACCAAAACTCAGGGTTGGGGTCATGGCCGGAGAAGTCGTTGTAGCTCCCGGAGATGAGATTACTTTTATAACAGGAAAAGCCTTTGAAGGGAATGCTGAAAAGGTGTATATGAATTACGCCGAGTTTCCCAGGGACGTTAATCCCGGGGAAAAGATCTTGCTCGATGACGGAAAACTGATGTTTGAAGTGCTTTCTACGAATAAGAAAGATGAGGTAAGGGCAAAAGTAATTCAGGGTGGACCCTTAAAATCGAAAAAAGGAGTTAACCTCCCCAATACCAATATCTCACTACCGGCACTGACTAAAAAGGATGTCAAGGATGCCATCTTTGCGATTTCCCAGGATGTAGACTGGATAGCGCTCAGCTTTGTGCGATTTAGCCAGGATCTGATCGATTTACAAAATCTTATCGAAGAACACTCGGAGCATAAAATTCCGATCATCGCCAAAATTGAAAAGCCCGAAGCTGTAGAAAATATCGACAAAATTGTTTCGTACTGTGATGGTTTGATGGTCGCCCGTGGTGACCTTGGTGTGGAAGTGCCCGCCCAGGAAGTACCACTTATTCAGAAGACGCTCGTTCTACGCGCAAAAAGGGCCAGGATACCTGTGATTATTGCCACCCAGATGATGGAAACTATGATCACAAGTCTAACACCTACACGAGCAGAGGTCAACGATGTTGCGAACTCAGTTATGGATGGCGCAGACGCCGTGATGCTTTCAGGGGAGACCTCTGTGGGGAATTATCCCGTTCAGGTCATTGAAAAAATGTGCAGTATTCTGCAAAGCGTTGAAAGCTCTGAACTTATCAAAGTACCCCAGGAACCACCGCATATAAGAACAAAGCGTTACATCACAAAAGCCGTGTGCTTCCACGCTGCTACCATGGCGAACGAGATAAAGGCAAAAGCGATTTCAACCCTTACCAATAGTGGATATACTGCTTTTCAGATTTCAGCTTGGAGGCCCAGCGCCCATATTCTTGTTTTTACCTCCAACAAACGAATCCTGACACAGCTAAATCTCCTTTGGGGAGTAAAAGCCTTTTATTACGATAAATTCGTTTCCACGGATGAGACTATTGAAGACGTAAACAAGATTGCCTGTCAGAAAGGGTTTCTTGAAGCCGGAGATATGCTTATCAGCCTGGCTGCTATGCCTATTAAAGCAAAGGGAATGGTGAATACGCTACGGGTAACCGAAATAGAATCTTGTAATTTCTAA
- the dinB gene encoding DNA polymerase IV, producing the protein MPYDFPIRKIIHVDMDAFYASVEQLDDPELSRKPLAVGGGSKRGVVAAASYEARKYGVRSAMSGALAKKLCPELIFVKPRFDRYKEISQQIRSIFFEYTDLVEPLSLDEAYLDVTNNKVGNPSASLIAQEIRNRIFSELGLKASAGISINKFIAKVASDVNKPDGQKTVNPEEVIPFLENLDIRKFYGVGKVTADKMYQFGIFTGLDLKSKSLEFLEEHFGKSGMFYYQVVRGIHHSEVKSHRIPKSLGAERTFGENLSSEVFMKEKLEHIAVELSKRISKSKMAGKTITLKIKYSDFTLQTRSKTLPYFVSDRELILESALELLYQQPLDNSVRLLGISLSNLKGAGTKVEDEKAVSVQLKFEL; encoded by the coding sequence ATGCCCTACGATTTCCCCATCAGGAAAATAATCCATGTTGATATGGATGCCTTTTACGCTTCTGTAGAACAATTGGATGATCCTGAACTCTCCCGGAAGCCATTGGCAGTTGGCGGTGGATCAAAAAGAGGCGTCGTTGCTGCTGCGAGCTATGAAGCCCGAAAATATGGTGTTCGCAGCGCGATGAGTGGTGCCCTGGCAAAAAAATTGTGCCCGGAACTTATATTTGTAAAACCTCGATTTGATCGATACAAGGAAATTTCCCAACAGATCCGTTCTATTTTTTTCGAGTACACAGACCTGGTTGAGCCCTTATCACTAGACGAAGCCTATCTCGATGTTACTAATAACAAGGTGGGAAACCCTTCTGCGTCTCTCATCGCTCAGGAAATCAGGAATCGGATTTTTTCAGAACTGGGATTAAAAGCCTCAGCTGGAATATCCATTAACAAATTCATCGCAAAAGTAGCCAGTGATGTCAACAAACCTGACGGGCAAAAAACTGTAAATCCAGAGGAGGTCATCCCGTTTCTGGAGAATCTCGATATCCGTAAGTTTTACGGTGTTGGGAAGGTAACCGCTGATAAAATGTATCAGTTCGGGATTTTTACCGGACTCGATCTTAAAAGTAAAAGCCTAGAATTTCTGGAAGAGCATTTCGGCAAGAGCGGAATGTTCTACTACCAGGTAGTTCGCGGGATTCACCACAGTGAAGTAAAGTCGCACCGCATACCAAAATCACTGGGTGCCGAGCGTACTTTTGGTGAGAATCTGAGTAGTGAAGTATTTATGAAAGAAAAACTAGAGCATATTGCCGTGGAGCTCTCAAAAAGAATATCGAAATCTAAAATGGCAGGTAAAACGATCACCTTGAAAATCAAGTATAGCGATTTTACCTTGCAGACCAGGAGTAAGACCCTTCCCTATTTTGTTTCAGACAGGGAGTTGATCTTAGAATCCGCACTAGAGCTTTTATACCAGCAGCCTTTGGATAATTCAGTGCGACTGCTGGGAATATCCCTCTCCAATTTAAAGGGAGCAGGAACAAAAGTAGAAGATGAAAAAGCAGTATCTGTTCAGCTCAAATTTGAGCTTTAG
- a CDS encoding acyl carrier protein — MSDIASRVKAIIVDKLGVDENEVVAEASFTNDLGADSLDTVELIMEFEKEFDIQIPDDQAENIATVGQAISYIEEAK, encoded by the coding sequence ATGTCAGACATTGCATCAAGAGTTAAGGCAATCATCGTTGATAAGTTAGGGGTGGATGAAAACGAAGTAGTGGCAGAAGCTAGCTTCACCAACGATCTGGGGGCAGATTCCTTGGATACTGTTGAGTTGATAATGGAATTTGAAAAGGAGTTTGATATCCAGATTCCGGATGATCAAGCAGAAAATATTGCAACCGTCGGCCAGGCTATCAGCTATATTGAAGAGGCCAAATAA
- a CDS encoding NAD-dependent epimerase/dehydratase family protein, translating into MDQPEKSAIVLGATGLTGGILLKELLQDPRYTRIVVFSRSTAGIQHPKYEEYLGDLFSLSEFSAKFKADEVYCCIGTTKAKTPDKEKYRKIDLGIPLDAAQLCVQNKIDTFIVMSSLGANPKSSVFYSRVKGEMEEAVLQLGLPKTHILQPSLISGEREESRKMEKLAKTLFSILNVLLIGPLKKYRSVRAKDIAKAMIWLANNKYGQERITSDKITQLANA; encoded by the coding sequence ATGGACCAGCCCGAAAAATCGGCAATTGTTCTGGGAGCAACTGGCCTCACCGGGGGAATACTCCTAAAAGAACTCCTTCAAGACCCCAGATATACGAGGATTGTGGTATTTTCCCGTTCCACCGCGGGAATTCAGCATCCCAAGTACGAGGAATACCTGGGCGACCTTTTCTCCCTTTCAGAATTCTCCGCCAAATTCAAGGCAGATGAGGTGTACTGTTGTATAGGCACTACCAAAGCCAAGACTCCTGATAAGGAAAAATACAGGAAGATAGATCTAGGTATCCCTCTGGATGCTGCTCAACTCTGCGTCCAAAACAAAATTGACACATTTATCGTTATGTCCTCTTTGGGTGCAAATCCTAAAAGTTCGGTCTTTTACAGCAGGGTAAAAGGCGAAATGGAAGAGGCTGTATTGCAATTGGGACTACCCAAAACCCATATCCTTCAACCTTCACTAATTTCTGGAGAAAGAGAGGAAAGCCGCAAAATGGAGAAGCTGGCAAAAACATTGTTCTCTATTCTAAATGTATTGCTGATAGGTCCCTTAAAAAAATATCGATCTGTTCGGGCAAAAGATATAGCCAAGGCAATGATCTGGTTGGCCAATAACAAATATGGGCAGGAGAGAATCACCTCGGATAAAATAACACAGCTGGCTAATGCTTGA